Genomic segment of Calditrichota bacterium:
CACGATCGAATTGAGATGTACATCCTGGAAAATTACAAGGAGAATCATGACGATATTGTCATTGAATGCCAGAACTTTCCCACGGACATCATGGTTCGCAGCAACGACTGGGATGTGAAGATCGATCCAAAATACGGGGCGATTAAAAACGGAAGCAATCTTCTGGATGTGACGGTCTATTCCCTGGGCGGCGTGTACAAAGAATTCAGCACAATTGCCCGTGTGAAAACCTTTGATCAGGTTGTTGTGGCCAAACGCATGCTGGACCGGCATCAGAAGATTACCGAAGACGATATTCAGATTCAGCGTGTAGAAACCACCCAATTTAGACGGCACTTTTTTCGAAGAGATGAGGCCATTGTGGGGCATCGGACGCGTCAGATTATCCAGAAGGGAAAGGTGATTTTTGCCAATATGGTGGAATTACCCCCGGTGGTCAAGCGGGGTGATGTCGTGAAGATCAAGATTATTCTGAAGAACGTTGAGGTTACGGCGCTTGGACAGGCGTTAGAAGATGGCCGTTTAGGACAGACCATTCACGTGAAAAATATCTCGTCCGGAAAACGCCTTCAGGCCAAGGTTATTAATGAAAAAACAGTGAAGGTCTTGCTTTGAAAAGGAGAACACGTTTCATGAACAGAATGACGGTGATCCTCGCTTTTTTCAGTCTGTTTGGTCTGGGATTTTCACAAGCGTACAGTCAACCGCAATCCCTTTTTGCCGATTACAAGGCCCACAGTGTGGGCGACATTGTAACGATCTACATTGTTGAGTTTTCCACAGCCAGCAATACCGCTTCTTCCAAAACAGACAATTCCAATAAATCGGGTCTGACTTCCGGCGGAGGAACGGGGGCTCTCAAATTCCTGCCCCTTTTTGGCGCCGATCTGTCCTATGGAAACACATTTAGCGGAAAAGGGGAAACCAGCCAAAGGGGACAGCTTAAGGCCAAAATGAGTGCAAAAATTGTCAGCCAGTCACCGAACGGCTCCCTTAAAATCGAAGGGAAGAAAGTCGTTGAAATCAATGGCGATAAACAGATTACGGTTTTGACCGGGTGGATCCGTCCGGAAGATATTTCGACGGATAATGTGGTATATTCCTACAATATTGCGGATGCACAAATTTCCTACCAGGGGAAGGGCGTGGTGAACGCCGCTCAAAAACCCGGGTGGATAACCAAACTAATCAATTGGGTGTTTTAATGATGCAGCGTCTTTTGGCACTTGTTCTGATTCTTTTATCCCTGCCGTCGCTTGCGGCGGTGCGCCTGAAGGATATGGCCCAGATTGAAAATATCTCCAAAAAGCAGGTTATTGGATACGGGCTGGTGGTGGGACTGGATGGAAGCGGCGATTCCAGGCGCTCGTTAATGGCCAATCAATCACTTAAGAACATGGTGAAACACTTTGGGTTAACGCTTCCGAATACGGTCCCCATGCGGGTCAAAAATGTGGCGGCCGTGATGGTTACGGCCGAAATATCTCCGTTTCTGAAAAAGGGAAACTCCTTCGATGTGCAGGTGTCGTCGATGGGGGACGCCAAAAGCCTGGAAGGGGGCATTCTTTTATTAACCCCCCTTATCGGGAACGACCAGCAGGTCTACGGGCATGCACAGGGAGCGATTTCAATTGGCGGGTTCAATATCGAGACCAATGGAGGGGAAAAAATCCGGCAAAATTATGCTCTGGTGGGGCGGATTCCGGGAGGCGGAATTCTTCAAAAGGATCTGGGTACCCAATTTTCACCCGATTCGGTGCTTTACCTGTCTTTACGGGAGCCCGATTTCACAACCGCTTTTCGCGCCGCTCAGGCAATCAATCAGGCTTTCAGAAGTCAAATTGCTCAGGCAACTGATGCGGGTCACATTAAAATCAGAATTCCCCCGCAAATGAAGACAGAGGGGGGGCGTGTTCAATTCATGGCCAGATTGGAAGAAGTGGAAGTGACGCCGGATGAATTTGCGCGGGTAGTCGTCAACGAACGGACGGGGACAATTGTGGTAGGGGCCAATGTAACCATCTCGCAGGTGGCGATTTCTCACGGGAATCTGAGTGTGGAGGTGTCTGCCCAGCCGGTTATTTCACAGCCAGCCCCCTTTTCGAGGGGACAAACCGTTGTGGTTCCGCAAACCCAGACGCAGGTTAATGTGCAGGATTCCAAATTAACGGTCGTAAACCAAACGGCCAGTATTCAGGATCTGGCCAAGGCGCTGAATGCCCTGGGGGTGACTCCCCGCGATATGATTGCCATCTTTCAGGCACTGAAAGAAGCGGGCGCTCTTAAGGCCGAACTGGTCATTATGTGAAGTGCAGGTTTATCTTGTTAAACAATGGATTCAATGCATGAAAACGATCGATCCAATTAAATTACACAGCCTGTCACAATCGATTAAAACCGACCCGCAAAAGAAACAGGCCGAGCTGAAAAAAGCTGCCAAGGAATTTGAATCCTTGTTCTTGAATTACATGCTTAAAACCATGAGAGAGACCGTGCCAAAGGGAGGCTTATTCAAAGAGGGAGTTGCCAACGATATCTACACCTC
This window contains:
- the flgA gene encoding flagellar basal body P-ring formation protein FlgA, which codes for MKRRTIFAAALIGLILLGTTHIRAQENGDYADVILSKSGNLVTLSPKIIHDRIEMYILENYKENHDDIVIECQNFPTDIMVRSNDWDVKIDPKYGAIKNGSNLLDVTVYSLGGVYKEFSTIARVKTFDQVVVAKRMLDRHQKITEDDIQIQRVETTQFRRHFFRRDEAIVGHRTRQIIQKGKVIFANMVELPPVVKRGDVVKIKIILKNVEVTALGQALEDGRLGQTIHVKNISSGKRLQAKVINEKTVKVLL
- a CDS encoding flagellar basal body L-ring protein FlgH; the encoded protein is MNRMTVILAFFSLFGLGFSQAYSQPQSLFADYKAHSVGDIVTIYIVEFSTASNTASSKTDNSNKSGLTSGGGTGALKFLPLFGADLSYGNTFSGKGETSQRGQLKAKMSAKIVSQSPNGSLKIEGKKVVEINGDKQITVLTGWIRPEDISTDNVVYSYNIADAQISYQGKGVVNAAQKPGWITKLINWVF
- a CDS encoding flagellar basal body P-ring protein FlgI — its product is MMQRLLALVLILLSLPSLAAVRLKDMAQIENISKKQVIGYGLVVGLDGSGDSRRSLMANQSLKNMVKHFGLTLPNTVPMRVKNVAAVMVTAEISPFLKKGNSFDVQVSSMGDAKSLEGGILLLTPLIGNDQQVYGHAQGAISIGGFNIETNGGEKIRQNYALVGRIPGGGILQKDLGTQFSPDSVLYLSLREPDFTTAFRAAQAINQAFRSQIAQATDAGHIKIRIPPQMKTEGGRVQFMARLEEVEVTPDEFARVVVNERTGTIVVGANVTISQVAISHGNLSVEVSAQPVISQPAPFSRGQTVVVPQTQTQVNVQDSKLTVVNQTASIQDLAKALNALGVTPRDMIAIFQALKEAGALKAELVIM